One window from the genome of Pyrus communis chromosome 16, drPyrComm1.1, whole genome shotgun sequence encodes:
- the LOC137721385 gene encoding psbP-like protein 1, chloroplastic codes for MATLQNSPSLHRTPVLNSFTKLHRQSTFHCCRKSNSFSVRAEQASATSTCSPSQDRSGRRQVLAAGTVASWVLLTNQHSVSFAAENKKGFIPVTDKKDGYEFVYPFGWQEVTIEGQDKVFKDVIEPLETASVTLFPTVKQDIKEFGPPQQVAETLIKKVLAPPTQKTKLIEAVEHDIDGKTYYTFEFLAKAPNYTRHALSTVAIGNGNFYTLTTGANERRWEKMKDKLHTIVDSFKLFKVFD; via the exons ATGGCGACCCTGCAGAACTCACCCTCCCTCCACAGGACCCCTGTCCTTAACTCCTTCACCAAG CTACACAGGCAAAGCACATTCCATTGCTGTAGAAAAAGTAATTCTTTTTCGGTAAGAGCAGAGCAGGCTTCAGCAACTTCTACATGCTCTCCTTCTCAAG ATAGATCTGGGAGACGCCAAGTGCTAGCAGCAGGAACAGTTGCTTCTTGGGTTCTTCTAACCAACCAACATTCTGTATCAT TTGCTgcagaaaataaaaagggattTATTCCTGTCACCGACAAGAAAGATGGATACGAATTTGTCTACCCTTTTGGATGGCAG GAAGTAACCATCGAAGGTCAAGACAAGGTATTCAAGGATGTCATTGAGCCATTGGAGACTGCGAGTGTGACACTGTTCCCAACCGTCAAGCAAGATATCAAAGAATTCGGGCCACCGCAGCAGGTGGCTGAAACTTTGATCAAGAAGGTTCTGGCTCCTCCTACCCAGAAAACAAAGCTGATTGAGGCAGTAGAG CACGACATCGATGGGAAAACATATTACACATTTGAGTTCCTTGCTAAGGCTCCAAACTATACTCGCCATGCTCTCAGTACAGTAGCTATTGGCAATG GCAACTTCTACACGTTGACGACGGGGGCTAACGAGAGGAGGTGGGAAAAGATGAAAGACAAGTTACACACCATCGTCGATTCCTTCAAGCTTTTCAAAGTCTTCGATTAA